The sequence AAATACGGTTATTTCCATTCGGATCTCCAGGGCCAGCCAATCTTGGATTAGAACTGGAATTGGTTGTACCCTCTCCTGTCCATCGGTTCAATACCTGTGTACTGAAGTTGTTGGTTCCAGTCAATCCTTCTAATGTAATTCTTGATGAATTGAAAATCTGCCTGTCTCCAACTCCTCTTAGCAAGGCTGAAAAATCAAATCCCTTGTACTTGGCTTGAAGATTTAAGCCATAAAAGAATCCAGGATAAGGACTACCTAGTATGGTTCTATCTCCTGCATCTACTCTACCATCACCATTTACATCCACAAATCGGATATCACCAGGAGAGGGAGTACCATTGGCATCTGGAATTGCCGCCGCGACTTCTGCATCATTTTGGTATAAACCATCTGTTTTATACCCAAAGAAATGACCTAAACTCTCCCCAACAATGGTTCTATGGGATTGTGCACCTCCCACACCCGTAATTATCGCATTAACCGGTCCTAAACTTTGAACCGTGTTTTTCACGGTTGTGATGTTGAACCCAACTCCATATTCAAAATCGTCTCCAATTTTGTCTTTATAATTCAAAGCAAGTTCAATACCCGAGTTGGTAATTTCACCTGCATTTGTAGGGGCAGGCAAGAAGAATCCACTGGCAAATGGAAGAGGCAAGTTTACCAATGCATCCTCATTTGTTTTCTTGAAGTAATCAAACACCCCGGTAATTTTACCCTTAAGGAAGCTAAAATCCAATCCTATATCAATTTGCTTAGAGGTTTCCCATCCTATCTGTTGATTTGCAAATGTGGTTGGCGCAGGACCAACTACGGTTCCCTGATCATCTCCCAATACATAAAATATGTTGTTGTTTAATGTAGTAAGGAAAGGAAAAGTTCTGGCAGTACCGTCTCCAAGGTTCTGGTTTCCTAATTCACCATAGCCTACTCTCAACTTTAAATCATCTATAAAACTATAATCACTCATGAAATCTTCTTGAGAGATTCTCCAACCTACCGAGATGGAAGGGAAAATGTCATCTCTATTATTTTCCGCAAATTTGGAGGTAGCATCTCGACGAACATTAACAGTTGCCAAATATTTTCCTTTATAATTGTAGGTCAAACGCCCAATAACACCTTGTAAGGTAAAGAGGTCGGCTTCATTTGCTCCAGCAACTGTTGTACCACTAGCTGCGAAGTTATCGTTAAACAAGTTTCTACCTTGTAATCTTACCTTGTCAAATTGAAATTTCGTTTGCTCAAAACCAATCAGTGCTCCAAAGTTGTGATCACCGAATGTCCTATCATAAGATAGTGTAGCACCCGTAGTCAATGTTAATTCTATTGGTCTTGACTGAACAAGCAAAGACTGCCTGGTTGAGTTGCCATCAAAAGTGGTTTCCGCTTGGAAGAAGTCACCAGATCCCACATTGTAATCAATACCGATGGAAGGTCTTAATTTCAAGTTGTCTATAATTTCCCATTCTCCAAAGAAGTGTCCAAGCACTTTTCTATTCTGAATAGTGGTCTGGTTTATTCTTTCATCTGTTAGTTGTAAGAGGTTAGCCCCGGTTGCACCACCCAA is a genomic window of Flagellimonas sp. CMM7 containing:
- a CDS encoding TonB-dependent receptor, whose protein sequence is MKQTLTKLKTTKSAFSALFVLLIFGVQTSLAQTTVSGAIADSDGPLPGASIVVQGTTTGAVADFDGNYTINVPEGSNTLVFSYVGYGVQEIDVDGRTTINVTLQPDAQSLSEVVVVGYGTQRKADLTGAVSSLNAVEIVKQPIVSVDQVLAGTLSGVNITNRSGDPGAPISVNIRGVGTLSADANPLYVIDGVPLVGTNNITVNTSSTTDSNPLASINPSDIESIDVLKDAASAAIYGARGANGVIIITTKKGTRGDPKVTYDGYISSASPRETLDVLNVQQYIGIQQELGRDFSAFSGQPNVDWQDAIFQDSFVQNHNVGVSGGGENGTYYISGSFLDNEGIQRAQSFKRYSLRANSEFKVGKRLKFGESLQISQSDRLTQSEGALNAGFNAALNAPFFQLFGDGPFGYNLANPSTLGGATGANLLQLTDERINQTTIQNRKVLGHFFGEWEIIDNLKLRPSIGIDYNVGSGDFFQAETTFDGNSTRQSLLVQSRPIELTLTTGATLSYDRTFGDHNFGALIGFEQTKFQFDKVRLQGRNLFNDNFAASGTTVAGANEADLFTLQGVIGRLTYNYKGKYLATVNVRRDATSKFAENNRDDIFPSISVGWRISQEDFMSDYSFIDDLKLRVGYGELGNQNLGDGTARTFPFLTTLNNNIFYVLGDDQGTVVGPAPTTFANQQIGWETSKQIDIGLDFSFLKGKITGVFDYFKKTNEDALVNLPLPFASGFFLPAPTNAGEITNSGIELALNYKDKIGDDFEYGVGFNITTVKNTVQSLGPVNAIITGVGGAQSHRTIVGESLGHFFGYKTDGLYQNDAEVAAAIPDANGTPSPGDIRFVDVNGDGRVDAGDRTILGSPYPGFFYGLNLQAKYKGFDFSALLRGVGDRQIFNSSRITLEGLTGTNNFSTQVLNRWTGEGTTNSSSNPRLAGPGDPNGNNRISDRFIEDADYLRIQNIQLGYTVPKDALQSWTNNFVSNMRFFVSVQNLATFTNYSGFDPEVGRAQSFQKGNNPLATGQDDGQAPLPRIIQLGWSVSFN